One Oncorhynchus clarkii lewisi isolate Uvic-CL-2024 chromosome 32, UVic_Ocla_1.0, whole genome shotgun sequence DNA window includes the following coding sequences:
- the LOC139391975 gene encoding nuclear transport factor 2-like, translating into MASKPVWEQIGAGFVQHYYQQFDSDRTKLADLYTDASCLTWEGVGFQGHKAIMEKITSLPFQSIQHSITAQDHQPTPDSCVMSMVMGQLKADTDQVMGFQQTFLLKNVDNKWICTNDMFRLALHNFGA; encoded by the exons ATGGCAAGCAAACCGGTGTGGGAGCAGATAGGTGCAGGCTTTGTGCAACATTATTACCAACAGTTTGATTCTGATAGAACCAAACTTGCTGACCTCTAT ACTGATGCGTCATGTTTAACATGGGAAGGAGTTGGTTTCCAGGGGCACAAAGCCATTATGGAGAAGATCACT AGTTTACCGTTCCAGTCGATCCAGCACAGCATCACCGCACAGGACCACCAGCCCACACCAGACAGCTGTGTGATGAGCATGGTGATGGGACAGCTCAAG GCTGACACGGACCAGGTGATGGGATTTCAACAAACTTTCCTGCTGAAGAACGTGGACAACAAATGGATCTGCACCAACGACATGTTCAGATTGGCACTACATAACTTTGGAGCGTAG